The sequence CAATGACCAGGCCCGGCTCGCTGATCTGTGGGAAGTGACCGCTCTTGCTCGCTATGACGTGCTCACCCAGCGGCGAAAGGGCAACCAGCCCCTCCTGATTGCGGGCGCGCGCCGTGCGGACAGCAGGAGGGATACCTCGAGCCGATCTACCTGCACTGACTACTGTGACTGGCACCGGCGGG is a genomic window of Actinomycetota bacterium containing:
- a CDS encoding alpha/beta hydrolase, producing the protein PPVPVTVVSAGRSARGIPPAVRTARARNQEGLVALSPLGEHVIASKSGHFPQISEPGLVIEVIRSAVVSARG